From Tripterygium wilfordii isolate XIE 37 chromosome 13, ASM1340144v1, whole genome shotgun sequence, the proteins below share one genomic window:
- the LOC120011710 gene encoding transcriptional activator DEMETER-like — protein sequence MDVDRPEEEQYKNQSSWTPATPLRPILPKSPLIFPGSQANPIVQRNWLGSGRFSQDQCFDASSQAEINVGFNLREAVLPAESCIGSETPGESLGDGVVRLNEFSCMDLLALADAASATSACVAAQGKYNATNSFSIPNSPFVGNEEDCNPTNNLVSNKIGSNSSTNRNSMEKGIQNKLPSSQQHGFDLYFAPAARMEDAFFSISTSQFAPETPEKGIRVERKNFAEAQNLCTRETTNKEVDEENAKSIAGWGNNEVQCDKQTPNSVTDSSIAAVSTPLKENYSPDKGGSNGIDLNETLQQKPTRKKHRPRVITEGKPRARRSVIPKPDITKDSPTGKRKYVRRTSLNKASEEKCKEPIDAKDMESTKKSCRRALDFDIEGQPQCKRPTCESTFNLESETRTQGVSTEGNQPKSTVHLGQGIEIFLGTAETGIAYDPTCSVNQTLKTLKDYISLPEKQVPSTPLPAKMKTPWRETNVRTQEAINNDREGQVAANKGPKNIIDTMLLTQAHLPPGTSNVSFCSTRTTCNGEGNAGASKRKYSKATEPAESSSTNLEGIHSNSVQAYQTKFSVHFPNIHKKKRSEKVQNSTTSSTSSSMTMEKQAVSERTRSENDAKGTPTASEANNWIFSHQEVSGEGKDAGALPNKLHTLEQIMTSSHVERKTKRRSRGPTRVRDFASLTKIMEFKMHPTSSARQETMVHDRPQVNSHRHHTCIEDLIAEMHATLARKKRTTKRNRLLNSAFSITHELRPYQKIALYNQHRSLGAPILWREMLSIDAIVERLKHLDINREGSCAEHQEQNALVPYGRRNQEHNALVLYRRDGTIVPFEGSFDPIKKRRPRPKVDLDEETNRVWKLLLQDINSEGIDGTDEDKEKWWEEERRVFRGRADSFIARMHLVQGDRRFSQWKGSVMDSVIGVFLTQNVSDHLSSSAFMSMASRFPKKSKDNYKSCHEEGTSSAIEEPSLCILGPKEPIQWNEISNQPISDQHSMTHHESECNEEKEAANSNEFLGSSCNVVCLTNEPNGKNFDSTKSCQEVAYDSETNRITTEIMRPGTTPHEGPDGTAPNDIHSSQDSTVSFCNSGDYLVAQNSERKELFSEISTGAENMTGKSLNGSTSFVELLQMAGSKTLHETYCHQISNENSKECIQPKTAENDDQRQKMENLDGPRSSLRMPMTPSSSYSLHPTPNSGVLEVDCFELFREGTLSSDLSEKDEHDNTNKSALTAESASQTVNQTIPTAYVPEAPQYAGKHDQSCNNIQKHNKMIIEPQSEIINEARMFVEVLAQAQNYETQSRLALPNISEALDVTESTATFDDRRNTQQITTEPDMNKWGDSTNKELDKKNAANMKAKSRRVGNEIKNDVKWEDLRKLAEASGKKRERTADTMDSVDWEAVRHADVSEIAQTIKERGMNNMLAERIKAFLHRVVREHGNIDLEWLRDVPPDKAKEYLLSVRGLGLKSVECVRLLTLHHLAFPVDTNVGRIAVRLGWVPLQPLPESLQLHLLELYPVQESIQKYLWPRLCKLDQRTLYELHYQMITFGKVFCTKNKPNCNACPMRGECRHFASAFASARLALPGPDEKSIVSRTDYRTPRAVANQEMLRLAQTTEKQLLGAVTGVNNCEPIIEEPATPEPECTQDPENDIEDTPCQDPDEIPTIKLNIEEFTQNLQNYMQQNMELQEGDISKALVALTAEVASIPTPKLKNVNQLRTEHQVYELPDSHPLLEGLEKRQPDDPCSYLLAIWTPGETADSFQPPESKCSSHEYGQLCHDSTCFSCNSTKEANAQIVRGTLLIPCRTAMRGSFPLNGTYFQVNEVFADHDSSLNPIDVPRAWIWNLPRRTVYFGTSIPTIFKGLTTEGIQHCFWRGYVCVRGFDQKTRAPRPLMARLHFPASKLRTKGKADVDDR from the exons ATGGATGTTGATAGACCAGAAGAAGAACAGTATAAAAATCAGAGTTCGTGGACACCGGCAACTCCTTTAAGGCCTATCCTACCAAAATCACCACTGATCTTTCCAGGCAGCCAAGCAAATCCAATAGTCCAAAGGAATTGGTTGGGATCGGGGCGGTTCTCACAAGATCAATGTTTTGATGCTTCCAGTCAAGCAGAAATAAATGTAGGTTTTAACCTTAGAGAGGCAGTTTTACCTGCGGAATCCTGCATTGGTAGTGAAACACCAGGAGAGAGTTTGGGTGATGGAGTAGTCAGACTGAATGAATTTTCTTGTATGGATCTTCTGGCTCTTGCAGATGCAGCGTCTGCAACATCAGCATGTGTGGCGGCACAAGGAAAATACAATGCGACAAATTCATTTTCCATTCCAAATTCTCCTTTTGTCGGAAATGAGGAAGACTGCAACCCAACAAATAACTTGGTCTCAAACAAAATTGGATCGAACTCATCAACAAATCGCAATAGCATGGAGAAAGGAATTCAGA ATAAACTACCCTCTTCTCAGCAGCACGGCTTTGATCTTTATTTTGCTCCCGCTGCTAGAATGGAGGATGCTTTCTTTAGCATTAGCACGTCACAATTTGCTCCTGAAACACCAGAGAAGGGCATTAGAGTAGAAAGAAAGAATTTTGCAGAAGCACAAAATTTATGCACAAGGGAAACGACAAATAAGGAAGTCGATGAGGAGAATGCCAAGTCAATTGCTGGATGGGGAAATAATGAAGTCCAATGTGACAAACAAACCCCAAATAGTGTTACAGATTCGTCAATTGCTGCTGTTTCCACACCATTGAAGGAGAATTACAGCCCTGACAAGGGAGGCAGCAATGGTATTGACCTGAATGAAACACTGCAGCAGAAACCAACAAGAAAAAAGCACAGGCCCAGGGTAATCACAGAAGGCAAACCTAGGGCTAGAAGATCAGTGATCCCAAAGCCGGATATCACTAAAGATAGTCCAACAGGTAAGAGGAAATATGTGCGAAGGACGTCACTGAACAAAGCCTCAGAAGAGAAGTGCAAAGAGCCTATTGATGCAAAAGATATGGAGTCTACCAAGAAGTCATGCCGAAGAGCATTAGATTTTGACATAGAAGGACAACCTCAATGCAAACGCCCCACATGCGAGTCAACTTTTAATCTAGAATCGGAAACACGGACACAAGGCGTTTCTACTGAAGGAAATCAACCAAAATCGACAGTACACCTTGGCCAAGGCATTGAAATATTTCTTGGAACCGCAGAAACAGGCATCGCTTACGATCCCACCTGCTCTGTGAATCAAACGCTGAAAACGCTGAAAGATTACATATCATTGCCAGAAAAGCAAGTACCTAGCACACCACTTCCTGCAAAGATGAAAACCCCATGGAGAGAAACAAATGTCAGGACTCAAGAGGCAATTAATAATGATAGAGAAGGTCAAGTTGCTGCCAACAAGGGACCAAAAAATATCATCGACACCATGTTGCTAACACAAGCTCACTTACCACCAGGAACTTCAAATGTCTCCTTCTGCAGCACCAGGACAACTTGTAATGGAGAAGGAAATGCAGGGGCCTCAAAAAGAAAGTACTCTAAAGCAACCGAACCAGCAGAATCCAGTAGCACAAATCTAGAAGGTATTCACAGTAATTCAGTACAAGCATACCAGACGAAGTTTTCGGTTCATTTTCCCAACATccacaagaaaaaaaggagtgAGAAGGTGCAAAATTCTACCACATCCAGCACATCATCTTCCATGACTATGGAAAAACAGGCTGTGAGTGAACGAACAAGATCAGAAAATGATGCCAAAGGTACGCCTACTGCATCAGAAGCCAACAATTGGATATTTTCCCATCAAGAAGTTTCAGGTGAAGGTAAAGACGCAGGAGCTCTACCAAATAAACTGCACACTCTTGAACAAATCATGACTTCAAGTCATGtggagagaaaaacaaagaggAGATCAAGAGGTCCCACTCGAGTCCGGGACTTTGCTTCACTTACCAAAATTATGGAGTTCAAGATGCATCCAACTTCCTCTGCCAGACAAGAAACAATGGTTCATGATCGGCCTCAAGTGAACTCACACAGACATCATACATGTATAGAAGACCTAATTGCGGAGATGCATGCAACTTTGGCAAGAAAGAAGCGAACTACAAAGAGAAACAGACTTCTGAATTCAGCATTTTCCATTACACATGAACTGCGACCATACCAGAAGATCGCCTTATATAATCAGCATCGATCATTAG GTGCTCCGATACTATGGCGAGAAATGCTTTCTATTGATGCAATTGTTGAGCGATTGAAGCATCTAGACATCAACAGGGAAGGCAGCTGTGCTGAGCATCAAGAGCAGAATGCACTCGTCCCCTATGGCCGCAGAAATCAAGAACATAATGCACTTGTACTCTATAGAAGAGATGGAACTATTGTACCCTTTGAGGGTTCGTTTGATCCCATCAAGAAACGACGGCCACGGCCTAAAGTCGACCTGGATGAAGAAACTAACAGAGTATGGAAGCTTCTGTTGCAAGATATTAATAGTGAAGGCATTGATGGTACAGACGAGGATAAGGAAAAATGGTGGGAGGAAGAAAGGAGAGTGTTCCGGGGACGTGCAGACTCATTTATTGCACGAATGCATCTTGTACAAG GGGATAGACGGTTTTCTCAATGGAAGGGATCAGTTATGGACTCAGTGATTGGAGTGTTTCTTACTCAGAATGTCTCTGACCATCTGTCCAG CTCTGCATTTATGTCAATGGCTTCCCGTTTCCCCAAAAAGTCCAAAGACAACTACAAATCATGCCATGAAGAAGGGACAAGCTCGGCAATTGAGGAACCATCACTATGCATACTGGGTCCTAAAGAACCTATACAGTGGAATGAGATATCAAACCAACCAATTTCTGATCAGCATTCCATGACACACCATGAGAGTGAGTGTAACGAAGAAAAGGAGGCCGCAAACAGCAATGAGTTCTTGGGAAGCAGCTGCAATGTTGTTTGTTTAACAAATGAACCAAATGGCAAGAATTTCGATTCCACAAAAAGTTGTCAAGAGGTCGCCTATGACTCAGAAACGAACAGAATCACCACTGAGATTATGAGACCAGGGACAACGCCTCACGAAGGACCAGATGGAACTGCACCAAACGACATACATTCATCTCAAGATTCTACAGTTTCGTTCTGTAACTCTGGAGATTATCTAGTCGCTCAAAATTcagaaagaaaagagttgttCTCAGAAATCAGCACAGGAGCAGAAAACATGACTGGCAAGTCTTTGAATGGGTCTACGTCTTTTGTGGAGCTTTTACAGATGGCTGGCTCTAAAACACTACATGAAACTTATTGTCATCAAATATCTAATGAGAATTCAAAGGAATGTATACAACCCAAAACTGCAGAGAATGATGACCAAAGACAAAAGATGGAGAATCTAGACGGCCCTAGAAGCTCTTTAAGAATGCCGATGACCCCATCCAGCAGTTACAGTTTGCATCCCACCCCAAACTCAGGAGTGTTGGAGGTTGATTGCTTTGAATTGTTCAGAGAAGGAACATTGTCTTCTGATCTTTCCGAGAAGGATGAACATGACAACACAAATAAGAGTGCATTGACAGCAGAATCAGCAAGTCAAACTGTAAATCAGACTATCCCGACAGCTTATGTTCCAGAAGCACCACAATATGCCGGCAAACATGATCAATCATGCAACAACATTCAAAAACACAACAAGATGATTATTGAGCCTCAAAGTGAGATAATCAATGAAGCTAGAATGTTTGTAGAGGTGCTGGCACAAGCACAAAACTATGAGACTCAAAGTAGGCTTGCTTTACCAAACATTTCAGAGGCCCTGGATGTCACAGAAAGCACTGCTACCTTTGATGACCGGAGAAATACACAGCAAATAACAACAGAGCCAGACATGAATAAGTGGGGTGATTCAACAAATAAAGAGCTTGATAAGAAGAATGCTGCAAATATGAAGGCAAAAAGTAGACGGGTTGGAAATGAAATAAAGAATGATGTCAAGTGGGAGGATTTGAGAAAACTGGCAGAAGCCAgtggaaagaaaagagagagaacagcAGACACAATGGACTCTGTGGATTGGGAAGCAGTTAGGCATGCAGATGTGAGTGAGATCGCCCAAACTATCAAAGAACGAGGCATGAATAACATGCTTGCAGAACGAATAAAG GCCTTCCTTCACCGAGTGGTTAGGGAACATGGTAACATTGATCTAGAATGGTTGAGGGATGTTCCGCCAGACAAAGCAAA AGAGTATCTGCTGAGCGTAAGGGGATTGGGGCTGAAAAGTGTGGAGTGTGTCCGACTTCTGACACTTCATCATCTTGCATTTCCA GTTGACACAAATGTTGGACGAATAGCTGTTAGACTAGGATGGGTCCCCCTACAACCACTGCCTGAGTCACTTCAATTGCATCTTCTAGAACT GTACCCAGTGCAAGAATCCATTCAAAAGTATCTGTGGCCTCGCTTGTGCAAGCTTGATCAACGAACGCT GTATGAACTACATTACCAAATGATAACCTTCGGAAAG GTCTTTTGTACAAAAAACAAACCTAATTGCAATGCCTGCCCTATGAGAGGAGAATGCAGACATTTTGCGAGTGCCTTTGCaag TGCAAGGCTTGCGCTGCCTGGACCTGACGAGAAAAGTATTGTAAGCAGAACAGACTATCGAACCCCCAGAGCGGTCGCCAATCAGGAAATGCTGCGTCTAGCCCAAACAACCGAAAAACAGCTATTGGGAGCAGTAACTGGAGTTAACAACTGTGAGCCTATTATTGAAGAACCTGCAACACCAGAACCAGAGTGCACACAAGATCCAGAAAATGATATCGAGGATACTCCTTGTCAAGATCCTGATGAAATTCCAACCATCAAACTTAACATTGAAGAGTTCACTCAAAATTTGCAGAACTATATGCAACAGAATATGGAACTTCAAGAAGGAGATATATCAAAAGCCTTGGTTGCTCTAACTGCAGAGGTTGCTTCCATTCCTACACCTAAGCTTAAGAACGTGAATCAGCTACGAACAGAGCACCAAGT CTACGAACTTCCAGATTCGCACCCTCTTTTGGAAGGG TTAGAAAAACGACAACCTGATGATCCATGTTCATACCTTCTTGCCATATGGACACCAG GTGAAACAGCAGATTCCTTTCAACCTCCTGAAAGTAAGTGCAGTTCACATGAATATGGCCAATTGTGTCATGATAGTACATGTTTCTCATGCAACAGCACAAAAGAAGCCAATGCGCAAATTGTTCGAGGAACACTTTTG ATACCATGTCGAACAGCAATGAGAGGCAGTTTTCCCCTCAACGGTACATACTTTCAAGTTAATGAG GTATTTGCTGACCATGATTCTAGTTTGAACCCAATTGATGTTCCAAGAGCTTGGATATGGAACCTACCAAGGCGGACTGTTTACTTTGGAACCTCCATACCAACAATATTTAAAG GTTTAACAACAGAAGGAATTCAACACTGCTTTTGGAGAG GATATGTTTGTGTAAGAGGATTCGACCAGAAAACACGAGCACCTCGTCCTCTGATGGCCAGACTGCATTTTCCGGCCAGCAAGTTGAGGACTAAAGGTAAAGCAGATGTGGATGATAGGTAG